Genomic window (Lutra lutra chromosome 6, mLutLut1.2, whole genome shotgun sequence):
aaaaaagaaaaaggggaaaaaaagaacaacaacaaacccagCTTGTAAGACTTTGTCCCAAGCTATGAGTTTAGAATAACCTGTATGAGACCAACTAATAAAAGCGTCATGCAAGGGCCTTGATATTGACCATGTTTGCTTTACACCTGTGTAAAGTTGTGAAGACTTGCATATGTTGTGCTTTCTTGAGAGGTACCTGAGGAACCAGGATGGGAGGTAGGGTGTGGGAGCTGTGTAAGGCCTGATAACTTCTGACACCTCCGAGGAGAAGGAACTCTACACATAGATAAGGAGTCATGAATCTATTTTTGGGAGCAAATAACTTAAGAGGGCATATGGATTGACTGTGGAAGGACTGACATGCTACATGGGGCTGGGATTCAGGGCTGATCTGTTCAACCCCAAGGTGCAGATTTTTGTGACTGATGCAGAATTGAGGAGTACTATGCACTGGGACTAGGGACAAGGAGTCAGGTAGAGGAActcaaaagataattttatcttGGAGCCAAAGGATAAGTGTGAGGCTTGGGTAAGGACAattttgttctatcttctttattAATACTCTTCCTAAGAGTTGATATGATATATTCTAGAAGTTTAATAATGCATATGGTGAGTGCAGTCACAGGAAGactgaggagaaggagagagttaTAAggcaaaagtcttaaaaaagagagcTCAGTAGGTGGAGAAGGGTTTGACTGCCTCCTTTCCCTattcccccacctcccatggTAATGGCAGAGCATTAGAGACATGCAACAGGAGACCTTACTAGCTGGTAATGTGTCAGGTATTTTCCATATAAGCATCTTTGCTGTAGACATCTTTGCCACAGGCATTTTTGCCACACAGCTAATTGGCTGTAAGACAATTTGGCTGTAAAAGATAAacatcacaaaaaaataaaagaatgaataaaactttaatgAATAAAGTTCATTAAAAAGGACAGAATGCGACATGAAAAAtgagtaacaaaattaaaaagtctttattatgaaatataaaacatttgaatGCATTTGAAATGTATGTAGATTCATGGCAATGCTGAGGAAGTAACAGATTGTATATTGTGGACTGTACCTAAGTACTTGTCTCTGAAGTTATCCACTCATTGTATTatacacttttctttttgcttgttgatttgtctctttctctctctctctctttttttttgttaaatcttCCTTCGTTAAGCGAGGTTATCAGTTTCCAAATACTAGGATGCATATTTGTAACTGAGTTTTGTATTGCTTAatgtattgcttttattttcagcatattgTTGACATAGTGTCACTTCTGTTGATAGACGTCCCAAAGTTCTATGGGTTTAAAACTCTGCACCACTCTGTAGACCACTATGAGAGCTAAGATTAACATAGTTTAAAATGGGAATACTGTGTCCATGGAGAGATGAAACTAAACTGTCAACCAGTTGATGAAGCCAGCAAACTGTCACATCAAATCGTcaaccagttttttgtttgttttttatcttataGGGCAAAATTGCCTGATAGCCAATAAGTTATGTAGTGAAAATGTTTGCGGCAAAAATACTTGTGGGCAAGATACCTACAGGAAAGGTGCTCATGGCAAAAGTACTTGGAACTGGCTGGCAGCTGCGTTGAGGCAGAGTGGTTTGGGCTAgagtctttcccttctttcccatcTGATggactcttcattctttttttttttaattttttattttttcagcgtaacagtattcattatttttgcaccacacccagtgctccatgcaatccgtgccctctacaatacccaccacctgaatcccccaacctcccacctcccgccccttcaaaaccctcagtttttcagagtccacagtctctcatggttcacctccccttccaatttccctcaactcccttctcctctccatttccccttgtcctccatgctatttgttatgctccacaaataagtgaaaccatatgataattgactctctctgcttgacttatttcactcagcataatctcttccagtcccgtccatgttgctacaaaagttgggtattcatcctttctgatggaggcataatactccatagtgtatatggaccacatcttccttatccattcatgcgttgaagggcatcttggttctttccacagtttggcaaccgtggccattgctgctagaaacattggggtacagatggcccttcttttcactccatctgtgtCTTCACTCTTGAAGATGTGTCTCAACTGTCAGGCATAGAGGATGCAAAGTGTTTAGCAGGgcgggctctggagtcagactttAGTTCACATCCCAGCTCCATCACTAACCAGTGCTGTGACCTTTGGCTTGTTATTTAGCTTCTCCAGCTGCAGATCATTTGTGTGAAATAGGGTTAATAGAGTTCTTAACCCTTAGGGTCATTGTGAGAATCTAAGGTAATTCCGTAGTTCTTTGTACACAAATCAAAATACATTGCTGTAATTATTTATATCATGATCTCTCTCAGTAGACAAAGAGCTCCTTTAAGACAggtcaattttgttttgttttgttttgatttttacattCCAAGTAAATAACAGAACATCTAGTACCCAACCAAGCCCTTAATAATATTAGCTAAGAATGATCAGATCATATatctgaggctaggatttctggATATTACGTTGTCAGAGTCAGCGAGAAACCATGAAGACAGCAAAACTGCTTTTCCTGCCGTTACTTCCTCTCCACCACTGTGGGCCCTGAAGCCATAATGCCGGGCAGACTCACCTGATTTGAAGAGAGATTcctgcttttctgtctctgtctagACAAAGAATTTTAAGGCTGTATTTAGTTGCCTCCTATTTTTAAGACAGatttgcccccctccccctcccagttATGTGCATTAAACAGCTTAGCTCTGACAGCTTGTTGTAAACTGAACTGATctgttgtttttgtcttcttgacCCAACCTAACAGATAATTTCATGTCTTGTAGACCAAACAACTGATTGACTCAATAGGGTAAAATTCAGTTAACTATTTAGAAAACTTCAAACAACTAATGTAGTGACATGTTTCACATTGTTTTATTGTCTCAAATTTGATATTAATTTAgttgtgtttattttgctttaagtCAAAGCCAGTGTGGTCTATAAAAATATTAAGGGCTTTTAAAAGGTCGAGACTAGATCCCAACAGTTGTTTTACTACAAATAAAACTGCAATATGAAATTATTGCTTACCAAGTATTTTGTGAGGACGATGATTATGAAATATATGAACACACTtttggagaagaagaagaaaagagtcattaaattaagaaatgaataatttctgggcacctgggtggctcagtgggttaagcctctgccttcggctcaggtcatgatcccaggatcctgggatcgagtcccgcatcgggctctctgctcagcggagaacctgcttcctcctctatctctctctctgcctgcctctctgcctacttgtgatctctctctgtgaaataaataaataaaatcttaaaaaaaatgaataatttctcttttaacatattatttataaagattcATCTATTATTTTTGAAGATATATTTACTCCCTAAGATCTTCTGGAGATATTTTAATGGATTGCTTGGTTTTTTAAGTTGGCCTAATATAAGGCAAAGATCTACAAATCATTCAGGGGTtcaaggaaagatggaaagaggaTCCAGGTGTTTTGATGAGAGACGCAGGAGTTAATATTCTGATATGTCACATAACTGGAAATGATTTGGCAATTGGACAAGAGAGTTGTCTCTTTTATTAGCACACTCAAACAGCAGCAGAAAAACAACCTTCCATTTGATTCTTATTgagatttattgtttttaataatgcCACTTTTCAGAAGTATAGTCATGTGCTCACTTAGACAGGCTGACAAAGTGAAAACTTGTATGTGATGCAAAGTACCCTTTGGGCATAGATTAAGACATATATAGTGCAGTGACAAGTCAAGTCAAATGCCCACAGCAGACAACAaatctcactctccctttcccacGATCTGGCTCCCATTTTTGCACCATAGAACCCGCAATGGAAATCTGGCAAAACATAGAACACGGATGGCTGCCAACTGAcatgaaaagtaaattttattaaacatgTTTACATACatgagttgttcattttaaaagCACAGGGGAGTGTTAAGACAAGTGGTCAAAATAGAAAGATACTACCCAATTATAATCAGTTGATTGTTGGCCACTAAGACAGAACGGAATCTAGTAGAAGTGCACCAATGCTCCAGTTCTTCCTGCTCAGCATGGTGAGGAGTGGTCAGTCTGTGCCCTGTGGAATGATGGGCAGATAAATCTGGCatgtgtaaataataataaataattcactTGGTGCAGGCAGTATGTCTATGGATTAAAACCTAGTGTGTACACAGTGTCTACATGTGGTACAGCCCCACGGTAGGAATCTACACCAAAATATTAATTAGAAGGAATTTGGTCCATACTACATCACGTTTTCCAGAGggtaaaaaataaagtccatctATAGACATTTCACCCCAAACTCATAGATGGAGTCTGGCTAAAATCTGCAAAATGTCTATTAACAAAAATGGATGGCTTAGATTTCTTGGTTATTTCATTATAGTAATTAACGAGCAAACTGTACATGCAACAGCAACATACAAGCTGGCCTAATGTGGAACTAACATACATTATTAAataatcttttgtgttttttttcatttttacttttttttttttacaaaatgtgcATGCAGCTTTGAACAGTTCCAAGTCATGCTGCTCTATTTGTGTGATCACAAAAATTGAATGACTCATAAAAGGAGGGAGAACATATCAATGCACCTGCAGAGTCTGCAGTTTGTAGCACGTATACAGAATGTCACAAGGGAAATTCAAGGCCAAGAAAAACTCAAATGAAGAAACTACAAGTTGAAATTTGACTTTGTtttattccccacccccaaagtaAGAtactttgcattaaaaaaatcaagctttGTGCTTGCATCAATCtcaaagaaatgtaaactaaaaCTGGATAAAAACATTACTTTAGTGCAGAATATTTCAACTGGAATTTCCAGTGGAATACTGGACAGCTCATACCATGCTCTTTCCAGGGCAGATGGGGGTGTCCACACTGAGACATGGCTGAGAAGCCTGAGCATAGCTGAAAGTGTCTTAGGCTCAAATCTGTTTCTAGTCACCATTCTGGGAAGTCAAGAGTATGGTTTAAACACATGAGCATATACTTTTTGGGGGGGATATCAGGAAGAAAAAGTTATTACAAGGAGTGTTTCCCAAAGTACAGTTATGCAGTTAGTTTTAATTCCCAGCATTAGTTGCAGATTGACTTCTTTAAAAGTCTTCCataaaagacaatggaaaaataaattaactttttagaacacagattatttttcatttaagaagaGTGATTCtgtgattatttgtttcagaagataactttttgttttctgggtttccaCACACAAGACTGAAGGATTCTAAAATGAAAGCCAGCGAAACCCTTCATTGGCCTCATCTTGCCTAGATGTTGAACACTTTGGGGAGATGCCACAGAGACTGTTTCAGCCCTTTTTTGGtgcttttcagaaaagaaaggaagggtctTTGTAAGCATCATGAGGCCTGTCATGACATATCCAAAAACTAGTGGAAATAACaaatacagtgaaaaataaatcaagaaaccaaaacccaacaaacagcacacaaataaaacacacagaagaACAAAACTTCTCGAACACCAGGGAAATAACACTGCTTGTGGTCTGTGCAGAAACATGTAAAATACAACTTTTCAGAGTGAGAGTTTCCAGTTTGTTCAGTTTGGGGTGTGTGCAtgcctctgtgtatgtgtgtacgtgtgtgtgtgcgcgcgcgcgtgcgtgtgtctGGATTTgaagtttcctctttttctgtttgtcagAAGCATCAGTGACTCTCACTAGCATGTTGACTCTTACTGTAATTTGATAGACTGCCTTGTTCTGTCATATGAAGCCAGGTTTTAAACAACAAGTGGGACGTATTATTGAAAAACTACTACAGGCAAAACACAAGTTGATTGTCTGTCTCCAACAATGCTTTCTGATCATGAAATATCTGGTTCAGATTATTATCCTGAAAGGTAGAGTTTCACTGGAATGACTCTGGTATGAGTTCACTATGAGCGGATGCAGGGAGGCCCAGTTGAACTTTCCAGAGATGACTGGGAAGCCCGGCGGGTTAGGGGAGTGAGTGTGGGATCCACCAGGGATGATGGTGGGAACAGCTTGTACCATCCGATTACCATACTGGATAGATCGAGTTCTTCCAACAAGATTTGAGCCACACCCATAAAGCATTTATGGTCCATTCTGCCGTAGTCTCCCCAGACAATCACCTGTGAGACAGAAAAATGCAATGAAACTTGAATGTTTCCTTCTTTCACATTTGCAGAATTGAAAGCACTCTTCTGTCAAAGTGGGCCAGTCAGGGAAGTGGGGGAAATGAATGTAACTGATACCAAGGAGGTAGAACAGACAGAAAGATACTAACAATAAAGTGCTCAAAGAGGCACTGCCCAATAACTTTTAGATTTGATAGAGTGCAAGTAATGTTTCCCTAGTCAATGAGGGGTCTTAGCTACATAAAccatgttaaagaaataaatatacaagtTTGTTTATATACAAATTCAATACCTTCTTGAGTAACTACTATCTAGTAAGTGATGTGAGGGCCACGgagatacagaaattaaaatttgtgCAAGTTAGCCGGCGAAACAACATAATTCAATGTCCAGTGGAGTGTGTATACGATGGACTGTGTATAAAGAATGAGAACATgcattatgtttcttttatattatgtatttggtAGCTAAGGGACAGGTTGAAAAATAATTGTAAGTCATTGCCTTTTGAAAATTTGTGTGACAATTCTGATTTGAGCAGATGATTAATAAGTCCGAGAGTTTAGAGGCAGTACAATCTGGGTCAGCTCCTGCTGGAGTCAGATGAGTAGTCTATTACACTTATTCCTCCTCCTAAGGTTCTGTTTTCCACTCCTCTGGTCAGCTGTGAAGGTTCTCAACTGAACTCATTCACTCGCTTATACAGGGAGGAGTGGCGAAACTTCCCTTTTCAATTTACTGAGTAATTTTgccaaattatttaatcttcGTGATCCTCATACATAATCTTTCAAATGGGGACTATGATATTTTAGGCACATGAAAGTTAACATGTTTAAAAGAAGTAATGTAAGGGAGTGTCTTGTTGGTGCAGTTTGGTGACCATCCGACCCtcggtcttggggtcatgagatggagccctgagttgggctctgtgttcagcatggagtcttcttgggattctctctccctctgcttcccctcccccaccacatgctctctctaaaataaatacatctttaaaaaaagaagtaatgtgggcgcctgggtggctcagtggttaaagcctctcccttcggctcaggtcatgatcccagggtcctggaatcgagccccgcttcgggctctctgcacagcagggagcctgcttcccccgtctctctgcctgcctctctacttgtgatctctgtcaaataaataaattaaaaaaaaaaaaagaaagaagtaatgtATGCAGTTACTTAACAATGCATCCGACATTCACCAGTCCTgaatattctctttttccttcctttcttcctctttgtatCCCATGTCCAGCACACAGTAATGCTCAATAAACCATTAGCATCATTGGTCTTGattatctacctatctaccaTCCTATACTACCAACTTACTTATCGAGAAAAGGGGACATGGGAAGCAGGGCAAAAGCGGAAGGAGatgatggagagagggaaaaaaaagaagggagagaaaataaaaattatgtcttCCCTTAGATCCATCAGATATTTTCAATACTACATATTGTTTGTATTGTAaattaacaatgttttttttctaCTCAAAGATGTCACATTTCTCCTCCCTGAAATCTATTCTCTTCATGTTTGACCACCTCTTTAGTGTTTATATGAATAATGTGGACATTACTATGTAAACAGTCACACTGTTACTGACCTGAAGAACTTTACCCTGTGGGCTTTCGTCAAACACCAGGGACTGTTGATACAAAGGATCAAGGGTTTTTCGTGCAATTCTTGTCTTCTTCTTGGCTATACAGGCCCCGTTTTCCAAAAGATACACTTTGACGTATGGAGctgaacaaaataatatttaacacaTAAGAAGTTAATCCTTCAAGTTAAATTGATTTGATTAGGAATGTCTTATTAGGGAATTAGAGATGCTTAGTGAAAAGTTTCCTATTGActgtttaaatcattttaaatttccgGTGCTCCataaattctctttcttaaaacTCTTAACGTTACCACCACTGGCATTTTCATCATTCCCAGTAAAGGTCTGCCAAGGTAACCTAAGACTGACTGATCTGGGGTACAGCTGGCATCACGATACAGGTGTATAACTGAAAgctcattgtttcctttttatgcttaaaactaaaaaaaaaaaaaaaaaaattttcctttccatttgtaaatgtggagaaaaaaaaaaccaacacaagcTAAGAAACAATCATAGCTAAACTTTTCTTAATTCAATAATACTCTTCCTTATACTTTCTGACAGAATAACTGTGCAAGGAAAACCCAGATccatttttaaagaaccaaagaATACAGGAAAGCTGCCTTTTTAATCAGTCAGATGATGCAAAATGGAGAACACAGAATTCAAATGCagcaaatattttgatttttttgcttaTGTCAGAGTCTCCTGTCCAAACTCAGTACCACCTTTCCTTACCGGGTGTGGACTTGGACCCAGGTTTTTGCGTGAGACTTCGTGCTCTAATAACTTCAACCTCTAACTGGCCCTTTTTATCCTCCATTCCAATTTGTATGTCACCTGCAAGTGGAAAGGAAGCAAATGTCTCAGCTTCTTTGCAGTTACacacagttaaaaagaaaaatagaggtaCACGACATTCTCCAGATTGTAATCTTCATGATCTTGATAAAAGCCCTCCTATTTAGAGCTCCCTGCttccacttttttcccccctgcctCCCAATcaggttttaaaatgttttccttcatttttctggtACTAATCCATGTTATGAGAGTCCTATATTACTTTATAAATCACTTAATAACAACGATACTGAAGTATTTAAGCCTACTAGGGTTTCTTATCCTTTATGTAACCTAGTGTATAATACTTAGTAAAAgtataattatctgtatttctattACCTAGAAAAAACCACTATTAATGTTTTGGTGAATATCCCAGAAACCTCATaagtactttctctttctttaactccttttttccctttattccttCTTATCTATcttttatctatcatctatcagtCTCTGTCGTGACCACACATCCTCAATTCATTGACCGTATGGACCAGTGAATGGTCACGCCATTACCTCAACCAGATCCCTGTTGATGGAAATACCAGTTATCTGTGTTGTCgttattacaaataatactaCAATGAACAGCTTTATACAGAAATTTTGCACAGATTTTACATTATTGGGTCTAGTTAAATGGACAATCAAAAATTCCACGCATATTGCTATGTACCCTTCAGAAAGCTTGTGCCCGTTGGTACTACCACCGAAGTATCTATCCTCCCATTTTCCACACCCACAAATAAGGGTATTAGGAATATGTCTAATTTTTACCAATCTGATGGTTAAAAAGTGATAATTTGCATATTAATGAACatatctctaaatattttcagtttgtaTCCCTTTACGTTTTTCCTGTTCATGTCCTTTGGCCATTTTTACTAAAGTGCTCATCATTTTCTGATTGATATGATACTTAGTTTCTGAAAATGCtaaatgtaattatttctaatttttttcttaaattctctccattttctcagTTGTGAATTCTCTTTATTTGCCAGGTCAGTTGATCAAGTTTGTGGCTCTGGATTGTTCATTAGTTTTATAACTCTGTTTTAGACCTCAGCTCCCagacttctcttttgtttttattttaattacatacacacacagttaaAAAATCAAACAGTTCTATAAGTCTTCTTATTAGTATAAAAGAGTCCCATTATCTTTCTCAACTTCTTGCCTTCCAAAGgtcactgctttcaagattttcaatattttttatctgatttattttgtaCTATTTGGCATCTACCTCCCTATTTCTAAATACTATACATATAaggtatttttctatatttttcagttttagatgTTATTATTGACTTCTAACTTCATTTTCTCTCACTGCCTTCCTACCGCTGCCATATACTTGACACTTTCTGTTATCCCAATATTGGACTCTAT
Coding sequences:
- the RIMS1 gene encoding regulating synaptic membrane exocytosis protein 1 isoform X46; this encodes MAAEMRKMVRQPSRESTDGSINSYSSEGNLIFPGVRLGADSQFSDFLDGLGPAQLVGRQTLATPAMGDIQIGMEDKKGQLEVEVIRARSLTQKPGSKSTPAPYVKVYLLENGACIAKKKTRIARKTLDPLYQQSLVFDESPQGKVLQVIVWGDYGRMDHKCFMGVAQILLEELDLSSMVIGWYKLFPPSSLVDPTLTPLTRRASQSSLESSTGPPCIRS